Proteins encoded within one genomic window of Macrotis lagotis isolate mMagLag1 chromosome 3, bilby.v1.9.chrom.fasta, whole genome shotgun sequence:
- the LOC141516573 gene encoding interferon-induced transmembrane protein 3-like, which translates to MPEHTVITMRAGGSDPPRDYLLASLFNLLVLGNPCCLSFAALVYSVKSRDRKLVGDMDGALTYANTSKQLNIGAFILNLVVLFIIIIICSVYLIPLFYAIQNRKQY; encoded by the exons ATGCCCGAGCACACGGTCATCACCATGCGGGCCGGAGGTTCGGACCCTCCTCGGGACTACCTGCTGGCCTCCCTCTTCAACCTGCTGGTGTTGGGGAACCCTTGTTGTCTCAGCTTCGCGGCGCTCGTTTATTCGGTCAAG TCCAGGGACCGGAAGCTGGTTGGTGACATGGATGGTGCTTTGACCTATGCAAACACTTCCAAACAGTTGAACATTGGTGCCTTCATCTTGAATTTGGTGGtccttttcatcatcatcatcatatgttCTGTTTACCTGATTCCTTTATTTTATGCCATACAAAATAGGAAGCAGTACTAG